One Panicum virgatum strain AP13 chromosome 3N, P.virgatum_v5, whole genome shotgun sequence DNA segment encodes these proteins:
- the LOC120663724 gene encoding uncharacterized protein LOC120663724 produces MQFFIRSCNGIQLLNMDLRGATVETLKLVVAEREGIPVEEQYLILDGHKPLRDGTLLTDYDYVFGGQATIEVFPRIRGGNTMVEPLPIFVARHVQMLSRVFELSGDFRSWDGRRVQPVLTPLGVRILRGIMSCVLAAHQAGLAYNGSLQIGHLVVSGFSRGEHGLIVPETAAVRINDQMAVELEIRAVPLTPEGQKADYFALAAILGRVFRKGFPLHVDTIHVKLGNLAAPGGPAPAPATTQLLQAFVAMADPQVMATMWWNLARFANSLGPPLWHWNDGANIWEMRLTTKERLAFEQAVDNGSYWWTDTVTSNQQFSRHINGRNNYRYWAATDLLRFARNWFTHAPEAQGNDALRFGEQVAQLSSAAKLPDLDYYFSCGFHEFMAQVLENLYIREHSLGVRWDDLTRVLVPPS; encoded by the exons ATGCAGTTTTTTATTAGGTCATGCAATGGGATACAGCTTCTGAACATGGATCTTCGCGGTGCAACTGTGGAAACCCTGAAGCTTGTGGTAGCAGAGCGGGAAGGGATTCCCGTGGAGGAGCAGTACTTGATTCTCGACGGACATAAACCTCTACGCGATGGCACATTACTCACAGACTATGATTATGTATTTGGTGGTCAGGCAACCATAGAAGTTTTTCCGAGGATTCGTGGTGGCAA cacCATGGTGGAACCACTACCGATATTCGTAGCACGTCATGTTCAGATGCTAAGTAGGGTTTTCGAGCTAAGTGGGGATTTCCGGTCCTGGGATGGCAGGAGAGTGCAACCAGTGCTCACCCCACTCGGTGTAAGGATCCTCCGTGGCATCATGTCCTGCGTCCTGGCAGCACACCAAGCTGGCTTAGCATACAATGGTTCTCTCCAGATTGGTCATCTGGTGGTTTCAGGGTTCTCGAGGGGCGAGCACGGGCTCATTGTGCCCGAGACGGCGGCCGTTCGCATCAACGATCAGATGGCGGTGGAATTGGAAATAAGGGCAGTACCCCTGACACCGGAGGGTCAAAAGGCGGACTACTTCGCACTCGCTGCTATACTAGGTCGTGTGTTCCGCAAAGGATTTCCCCTACATGTGGACACGATACACGTGAAGCTGGGTAATCTGGCGGCGCCAGGAGGccctgctccggcgccggcgactaCGCAGCTGCTGCAAGCATTCGTGGCCATGGCCGATCCGCAAGTCATGGCGACCATGTGGTGGAACCTCGCCAGGTTCGCAAACTCCCTGGGTCCGCCGCTGTGGCACTGGAATGATGGAGCTAACATCTGGGAAATGCGATTGACGACTAAGGAGCGACTGGCTTTTGAGCAAGCCGTGGACAACGGAAGTTATTGGTGGACAGATACTGTCACGAGTAACCAGCAGTTCAGCAGACACATCAACGGAAGGAATAATTACAGATACTGGGCGGCTACAGATCTGCTCCGCTTTGCAAGGAATTGGTTCACACATGCGCCGGAAGCACAAGGG AATGATGCTCTAAGATTCGGGGAACAGGTGGCGCAGTTATCATCGGCTGCGAAACTGCCAGATCTTGACTATTATTTTTCTTGCGGTTTTCATGAGTTCATGGCACAAGTTCTCGAGAATCTTTATATAAGGGAACATTCTTTGGGAGTGCGTTGGGACGACCTGACACGAGT CCTTGTTCCTCCATCTTGA